The genome window CGCCGATCGCTTTCGCAACGGCGCCGTAACGCTGCTCGACGCCGAGACGTTCGCGCCGTCGAAGACGGCGCAGTGCGTCGCGTTGCTCTTCGGGGACCGCAAGAGCGCCGCACGCGGCGCCACTATTCTGATCGTTCACGCGCGCGGAGAGGAAAACGCCGCATCCATCGCACGCGCGGTGCGGAACCTGCAGCGCGTTCGCATTACCGACGACGGCGCGCTGGACGTCAAGGACGTGTTGCGATTCGAGCGTCTCGTCTTCACGACGGCCGCATACGATGCGGTGGTCGAGCGCCTCGCGAGGAGCCGGTAATGGAGGCACAGGACGTGATTCTTTCGCCGCGCATCACCGAGAAGGCGATGTCGAAGGCCTTGGAGACCCAGTACACGTTCACGGTTCGCCCCGATGCGACGAAGACGCAGATTCGGCAGGCTGTGGAGCAAATCTTCAAGGTTAACGTCGTGCGAGTGAATACCGTCAACGTTCGCGGCAAGGCCCGCACGTTCGCTCGAGGCCGCGTTCGCACGAGTGGCCGGCGAAGCGATTACAAAAAAGCTGTGGTTACGCTCAAGAGCGGTCAGAAGATCGAGCTGGGTGGCGTCAATTACTTCGAGCAATAGATGCCAGTAAAGAAATATCGTCCTACCAGCCCCGGGCGCCGATTCGTGACGACGATCGACTTTTCGGATCTCAGCAAGGTCGAGCCAGAGCGCTCGCTCCTGGAGGTTCGCAAAAAGCATGCGGGGAGAAACTTCAA of Candidatus Dormiibacterota bacterium contains these proteins:
- the rplW gene encoding 50S ribosomal protein L23, with protein sequence MEAQDVILSPRITEKAMSKALETQYTFTVRPDATKTQIRQAVEQIFKVNVVRVNTVNVRGKARTFARGRVRTSGRRSDYKKAVVTLKSGQKIELGGVNYFEQ